AATAATGACAACACACAGAGAAAAGCTAGCACAAGCAaactgtttggcattgcgttccaaACGGTATTTTgcctaaattaaaatttttttttttgctaaaattgagtttggtttgtattttttggatcgttttgatgtgctgaatgtcaaaaataatttttaaaaaataaaaaaaaacatcattggcatgtatttcggcatgaaaagttatttgaaaagcaaccgctatcacattgccaaacacgctctaataACATGTAATGCAAGAACGTTATGGGCTTTTGActctaaaatcattaatattatcatcCACGTAGCATTTAGTTTcaaaaaagtaattttctttttgttgtgtttagatagtgtttcataataaaaaaaaatatgaaaaaaataaaaacatgagagacaaaaacacagaaataaaaagaatttatcatttaaataattttaaaatgaatttttacattttaaaaacaaaaaatacattttttaattgtttcaattTCTCTATCCCAAAATAATAATCTTATGGATAAAGGGTGTCCTTTGTTACTttacattataaattattttattttcttgaaattgaCGTCAAGCATGTGGACCTTCCTACGATCATTGCTTAGAAAAAAGTTTGTATACTCTATAGTCGACGATACTTTCAAGGCGCTATTTATgacaaagaatatttttatttttattttattaattaagattatatttttggaaatagaggttaatttttttttaataatttaattttttaaaaaaaataattttaattttaatattaaaaattaaaaatttatcaatttttaatataaaaaatattttaaaaatcaatcaatcaattgtttACATTCCACCGTTATCGTGAAATTCACGAAAGAATAAAAAAGCCAGGTCCTCTTAGGTGGCTGCCAGCAGGTCATTTTCGctatgtatttttctttttgttgataattatttaatttattagttgTGATCAAtttgagaaattttataattaaacaataattgcTTATATCTTTTCTCTTAAAGAaacagacaaaaataaaaaaaaaaaatacatttcaacttggatgaaaataccttttccgtgaatcttaaatttaattctCTCTTTTATTATCTCTTACTTCTGGATTCAAAGTAAAATTGAACAAATGCATAAATGAGCAATTTGCCATTTTTGATTTATAAGAGTGAAATCAAATTGCAGAGAGTATCAATACATCGACAAATTCAAAGCCAGAATCAACATTTTGAAACTCAAATTCTTCGTCTAGGAACAACAAGTAGAGGCTGTTCCTTCTGCAATGTTATGCCAAACTTTTCACTCATGTCTAACATAGCTGGATCCTCACCGTTTGGGAGAGACCAATCGAAGTAATACAACAAAGTGGCGATAATCAAATGAACTTGCTTAGCGGCCATGGGTAGTCCAGGGCAAATTCTTCTTCCTGCACCAAAGGGTAGAAACTCGAAATCCTGCCCCTTGAAGTCCAGATCAGAGCCGAGGAACCTTTCAGGCTTGAACGATAAAGGGTCTTCCCAGAGCGAGGGATCACGCCCTACAGCCCAAACATTCACAATCACTTCAGAATCTCTTGGAATCGTGTACTCCATAACCTTACAGGTCTCAAGAGCTCTGCGTGGAATAAGAAATGGGACGGGAGGATGTAACCTGAGTGTTTCCTTTACACAAGCATTCAAGTAAGGAAGTTGAGAGACATGGGATTCTTTCAACGAATTCGTGTCTGTTTCTCTCTTTATCTCCTCGCTTGCTTTCTTCAAGACTTCTTTGTTCTTCAGCAGCTCAGCAATTGCCCACTCTACTGTCGTGGCTGTTGTGTCTGTGCCTGCACTGAGCAGCTCCTGCAAATCAAGTAAAAGAAGAAAGCAGACGAGCTTAGGCTAATAATCAGTTTGGTTTGTTTTGTTAATCATGTCTTGATTTGATTCGAGGTCTGCATACCAGAGCCAACCAATTGATCTGAAGATCTTCGAATCCGTTCGCAAGAAAAACATCCAAGAAATCGCTTCTTGGACCATCGTGGACAtggttttctcttctttccttgATGTATTTTCCCCATATGTCAAACATTTGATTAACACATACTGCCATCTTTCTTTTTAGACCTTGAGGATCTAAACCTCCAAGTATAGGATAAAAATCCGCAATATTTGGAGTAGCCCCCAACTTCATCATCCTCCACATAAGGCTTTTCAACCCAGTAGCGGCTCCATCATCTTCCAATCCAATCAAATCTACAGAGAATAAAAGGTTAGCTATTGtgttaaaaacaataacaagcaCAACTTCTCCAATACCAACAACCTCCCCTTCTCTTCTTCCTATAAATTCCACCATCTCCcccatcttcttctctctcaaaACAGCTTGTGACTCTATTGCTTTAGCTGAGAATAGCTCGTTCCTGCACAAGGCTCTCAAGGACTTCCATCCATCAGAGCACTGTGTGGCCCAAACAATTGCTATGCGGTCAAGGACATGGTTTTCAAAAAGAGCTGCTTTAGACACATATCTAGCAGAGAGCAAACGGTCATGAGATTTCAGAATTTCAGTTGCTGCCCTCTTCGAGGACCCAACAATGAGAAGTTGTTTTCCTAGCTTTAGTGAGATTAAAGGGCCATGAATTTTGGCAAAGTTTGCCGTTGAGATATGAGGCTTTTTTCCAAAGTGGAGGATGTTGCCTATGATAGGCCATGGCTTGGGACCTGGTGGAAGAGACTGGTTTTTAGAAGAGGGTGAGGAAATGCGCTTGaggatgaagaagagaagaggtaGAAGGAGGAGAAAGGGGGGAGCTAAGAGGTCGAACATATTCTTGAGAAACCAACTGATCCGATTCACAGCATAATGACCATTCTAAGATAATTAATAATCTACAAGATATATCTACCAGTCACAAGTTAGGTAgactatttttattcaaaaacaaaaaaatatattttgaatacaAAAATCAGATCCCAAGTTGACAAACCGGTCTACCTGTGACGAATTCTATAGCTTAAAACCATCCCCAAAAACATCGAGGCTGAGAGAGTTCTTGAGGTTCTTGTGTTGAGCTCTCGTTGAGTTTCAAATGACCAGAGAAAATGATTGTGGCGCAGCTTCATCACCTATGGTTAACAGTTTTCGTAAATTATGCAAGTGGATTTGTTTCTTAGATTATATAtacgtttgatttttttttaaatgttatataaaaattatttcttatgaaCACATAAATCCAAATATGAATGCTAATTTAATCTTGAGGACTGATGGAGTTGGGCTGAGCATCTGCACtgtaaagagaagaagaaaattcagcTCGAGCCCCACCCTTAGTTATGGCCGAGATGCT
The sequence above is drawn from the Populus alba chromosome 15, ASM523922v2, whole genome shotgun sequence genome and encodes:
- the LOC118056420 gene encoding probable (S)-N-methylcoclaurine 3'-hydroxylase isozyme 2, translated to MFDLLAPPFLLLLPLLFFILKRISSPSSKNQSLPPGPKPWPIIGNILHFGKKPHISTANFAKIHGPLISLKLGKQLLIVGSSKRAATEILKSHDRLLSARYVSKAALFENHVLDRIAIVWATQCSDGWKSLRALCRNELFSAKAIESQAVLREKKMGEMVEFIGRREGEVVGIGEVVLVIVFNTIANLLFSVDLIGLEDDGAATGLKSLMWRMMKLGATPNIADFYPILGGLDPQGLKRKMAVCVNQMFDIWGKYIKERRENHVHDGPRSDFLDVFLANGFEDLQINWLALELLSAGTDTTATTVEWAIAELLKNKEVLKKASEEIKRETDTNSLKESHVSQLPYLNACVKETLRLHPPVPFLIPRRALETCKVMEYTIPRDSEVIVNVWAVGRDPSLWEDPLSFKPERFLGSDLDFKGQDFEFLPFGAGRRICPGLPMAAKQVHLIIATLLYYFDWSLPNGEDPAMLDMSEKFGITLQKEQPLLVVPRRRI